In Phoenix dactylifera cultivar Barhee BC4 chromosome 1, palm_55x_up_171113_PBpolish2nd_filt_p, whole genome shotgun sequence, the genomic stretch AATAAGGGTTCATGATTTATAGATTATGAATTACATTTCTTTTTGTTAGATAGACTCCTCTTTAGTCTATTTTTTCTGCATAATATATGTTAAAAATTCCAGAATATCAATAGAAAGATCAAGTGAATGGATCAATCTACCttttatctccttttttttatttgattgatTCAAAATTAAAGATCTAATGGCCAGACAAGGTATATAGCGATTtagaaaattttgaaaagaataTAAATTTACTTATATAATAATAAGGCACTTGGATGAAAATTCAATTTGAAAGCTTGAAGAAAAGCTATAACGAGTCTCTAATagagaataaaaatataaaaaaaatacttactTTTAaatagaaagaaggaaaaacaaaaggtCTGCTTACTTCTTTTTCCTTCATTCACTTCTAGTCTTCTCTTTTACCTTCATTATTGTACTCTGAAAACtttaatctttttttaattcttattaTGACTTGGATGCTATGGGACTGACATAAACAAACATCTTCCTATATGGGATAACGCTGCTTCTTTTGCCTCGAGGTCTCCCCCACTGCTCGCTCCCTCCTGGATCGCCTCTCTCGTCTAGGTTCCTCCTTTTCTCtggtgcctctctctctctctctctctctctctctctctctctctctctatgtggCTTCACCAATCCCTAGATTGACCTTTCCTCTCTCCACCATCACTTGTCGGTGTCCAAGGACTCAGCCCAAACCCAAGCCATTGCACCTCTCACTAACTGACATTTGCGACCAGAAGCCATGACACGGTCCTCATCGCCCTAATTAATCAAAAGCCTACAGTTTTCCATGTCAAATAGCTTCGCAGGTGCTGAACTAGAAGGCATTTGTTGTCTAACCGAAAGTCTTCTGTTGTGCAAAAGAGCCAATATTTGGGGGAGAGAATGATCATAACATGATGATCACTATTTCTATAAAATTACATGTAGTTGCCGCACATACTTAGTTTCTGAACAAGCTATGAGCCGTAAATCCTTAGCTGATCTTGGCTATCCATTTCCAAGTGGAGGTTAAATGTAAAATTTTGCTCATTTTTCTAGTACAAAACTACTGAAGTATTATAGCAAATTCTAAAAATAGATATAACATATTATATAATaactaaaataatatatatgtatatgtatatatatttataaagagAGAGTCGAACTTAGCTACACTCAAGCGGATTTCCACTCGGATCCAGTTAATAGGTCTATTATTAAACACTGAGGGTTCTATATTGATTATCCAAATCATTGGATGTGATTCACTATATCTAAGTTGCTTATGCATAAAAAATTATGTGATTTGAAGATCCATAGCCTATATatcaaataattatatatatgtatataatattTAAACTGTCCAATTTTTTGACCACATGATGCATAGGCTAGAGATCTCCAATCACATGATTTTTGGTATGTAAGAAAATTAGAAATAGTAAATCACGTTCAACGACTCGGATCATTGATATGAGATCCCATCATCCAATCTAGATTTAACTAAATCTAATTAGAGATCCACTCGAATGCAGCAGAGAGAGCGAGCAAGCTAGATTTGGCTACACTCGATTGGATCTCCATTCGGATCCAGTTAGTTTTAGGTCAGATGATAGACGTCCTATGTTGATGATTCAAGCAGTTACATATGATCTACTATCTCTGAATTTCTTACATACTAAAATTTATATGATTTGGAGATTCTTAGCTTATGCATCAAATGGTCAAAAAATTAGACAGTCTAAATAGCAGGAAGCAatacatttttctttctttgactACTTAATATATAAGCAGGGAATCtccaaattatataatttttgttgCGTTAGCAGTTTAAAGATGGTAAATTACATCAAATGTCTCAAATCGTCTAAAATTGTTCACTAGATAATAATTGGTACCCAACTTTTTATTTGGTGTTTTTTTTCCAGCACGAAAAAGCAAGCTTGTACAATAGAGTCGAGTCCAAAAGCATAATTCAGATTCTAGTGTAGATATAAAATTAAACCTGATCCACTTCCAACCAATTGATTCTAGGTACTGTGCATCCGACCCACCAGCTCTGACGTTCTACCGCAGTTTCCCTGCGCACCACGAAGAGAGAAAGATGAAAAACTAATACTAATAATAAAAAGCCCGATTCGCTGGTAAGGCGGATGAAGTAAGCGGAGTCCGAGGTAGTTCCATGGTATGCATGTGGCTTGACTCGTCGCCGATCCCAGTTTTTCGGGTTTTCGGTGCTCTTCGTTTTAATTGCGCGCGTTCTCTCCAACGGCTTCCCTTTAATTTCTTGGAAGTTAGTTTGCTCCAGCTTGCTTcagttttcagaaaaaaattggTTGATCGATCAATTCACCGACTACGAGCGATGCCTTACTTGGTGTAATCGTGTCTGCTCGTCCAAAGTGGTCCTATAAGTTTGGCCTTATTTTACATTCTTTCTAGATCCTCTTCGATAAAGAGATTTATCTCACGCAAAAATAACCACAGTTTTAATTGAAAACAACCCAAAACAGTCATTTTGGTAAGAGTGAGGGGAGTTATTGGAGAGGGACAGCCCTATATACTAGTCGTAATTGTTACCTCCTAACAGTCATTCATTCCATGCAAAGTACGTATTTTTCTGATTGTGCAAGCAGAGTATTAGTTAACTTGCTAACTACATTCATGGTACTTTTCATGTGTCGCAGGTTCACCTGCTGATAGTGGTGCAGATTGGTCGAGCTAAGCAACACGAGGTTGCTTAGGCTCCCCTCAATATATGATGAAAGAAGCAATCTGAGCTTAATTTATAGAACATATTGAATTATCCTGGCTCATTTGTTAAATAGATCGATCTTGGATGAGCTTGTTTTCGGGTTGGGAGAAGAACGTCCCTTAGTTTTTGCAAACCTAGCTAGCTACAGTGTTCAAACTTAATTAGCTTAAATATTATTTGAACAAGATCAATCAAGCCAGTTATCGAGCCAAATACTTAAGTAGTAATTCACGAACGGCTTTGCTCATCTTCCACCCAACTTACAAGCTGCTTTCTCTTAAATTTTTCATGTGTCGTGTGTTTTTCTTCATAATAATTGCCGCAGTGAAGTAATTTGGTGCATATAGTTTTGGTAACCGCTTTGATGGTCTGTTGCTGAAAGCTATGCGCTGGTGATTACTATTGCATGCATGACTTGTGAGAGCCTTGAACCAGACGATTGCTTGTTGCATTTTCTGCATGCGAGTTGAATCAGATCAGCAAGAGAGTTGGTCTCCAAGCttaaaataaagtaaaatagttaaaaaaaataaatgaagctgTTCGATAACTTAAAAAGAGATATATATCAAGGGAGAAACTTGCTCTCGGAAGAGCAAGGAAGAAAGACTTAACGTGGGTTGGAAAAGGAAAAGGCAAAAATCTACTGAAGATAAAATCATGCAACTACTGGGATCGTGGACTGGAGCCGAATCCGATTGCCCAGGGGATGCAGATGCAGTACTCCTGCAGTTTGCAGTGCATAGTAAAGATAAAGATGCTAAAGCTGaactacaatttttttttaaaaaaatgattttttttttttttaccttttatcaatctaattctcTGCAAATAAAGACAAGAGTAATGCACCTTTAcatgaaagaaaaactttttgacGGATTTGATCGATGCAGGATAGCTATCACAATCCGATCAGGACTGTTGAAGGATAGAGAGCTGCCCCGCACGACACTGAAACTTAAGCAGCTACTCAAACTAAAAGTTGGCAGCAAGCGAGCAAAAACCCTCTGAGACTACCGAAAATACGAGGTGGAAAGCGTGAAGTTACTCGGTCGATCTGATAAAGATGACTATGATGCAGCCGTCCTCGCCGCCATCTAACCGCCTAACGGACACCAGCGAGACGTTCCCCGCCTTAAATtaccctctctttttttcctctcaTGCTATCTAGAGACTAGAGTCGATTTATTCGAAAGATAAGAACGTGAAGACCCGGGGGCGTTTTTTGGCGGCCGTGCACGTTATCGACATCGTGCTTGCCCGGATAACGACCTAGTCGGAGCGTATCGGATTTTAGCAGCAAAACGGGGAGCCTCCTCATCCTTTCTCCTCCTGCGGGCCGTCGAACTCTATATAAACCACCCTCCCCCATGAGCTCTCCTCATCACACGCCTCAGATCATCGATCAAGCCTttgttgatatatatatatacatatataacgaATACTTCACCACTGATCCGTCTCACTATATATGTATCTAGCGATGGTAGGGAAACGAGTCCTTTGCAGTCTTGCTCTCTTAGCTCTGCTGGTCTTCCATCATGGCGGCGCCGACGCTTCGTCGAGCTTCGCGAGGACCAGCGGGACGCATTTTGTCGTGAATGGGGGCCCGTTCTTCTCAAATGGATTCAATGCGTACTGGCTGATGCTCAAGGCCTCGGACCCCACGCAAAGGGACACGGTGTCTTCTACTTTCCAACAAGCTTCCGGCTATGGAATGAGCGTGATCAGGACCTGGGCCTTCAGCGATGGTGGCGACAGCGCTCTGCAGTACTCACCTGGTTCTTACAACGAGGAAATGTTCAAGGTACATATAATACCCATATATCATATAGCAAGCTCATCTCTTATTTTAGCCAAGCAACTCGAAATACTTGGTTAATGCGTGAGTTTtggactttttttctttttttgacccACCAACTAGCCATATAAGTTTTATGACGGCCGGTTATACGATCAACTCAATCTTAATTTCCATGCATGCAGCTACCTTTTCCAACTGATTATGCTCTCTCTGTATATATAATCGAGCATATGGGTATATATGGATATATAGGCTCatatctttttctctctttttttcttttttttctttttggagcgATTCATATCTTTCGCGTAGAAAGATTTAGCTGTACGAAATTAATTACTGCTATATGGACACAACTAACGTGTTGGCTCTTTTCGCTTTATTATTTCAGGGTTTGGACTTTGTGATCTCCGAGGCCAAGAATCATGGAGTGTATCTGATACTCAGTTTTGTGAATAACTATGCGGATTTTGGTGGGAGGAAGCAGTATGTTCGGTGGGCCACGGACATGGGGCAGTCCTTGAGCTCTGATGATGACTTTTATTCGAACGATGCCGTCAAAAAACTCTACAAGAACCATGTCAAGGTGACAAATGACCTATTTCATGGATTTCCTGTTTTTCTGCCATCAAGTGTGCATATGGTGGCTTGAAGCTTAGCTAGCACGAATTATTAAATCTAATATTTATTACTTCCATCTTGCTCGGTCGACCCAGACTATTCTAACGAGGGTCAACACGATCACGGGAGTAGCATACAAGGATGATCCTACCATCTTTGCATGGGAACTCATAAACGAACCCCGCTGCCAAAGCGACCTCTCGGGCAAGACCCTACAGGTTCGTACATAACACTAGCTCATCCTTTTTCCACCAAATTGTCTCCGATATCATCGCAAGGTTTTCGTCCATGCAACTGCTACTATTCAAACATCTAATGCCTGCAAGCGTTTGTTCATGCGACAGAATTGGATCGCAGAAATGGCTGCTTATGTGAAATCCATAGATAGCAACCACATGCTCGAAATCGGGTTGGAAGGGTTTTATGGGGAATCAGAGGCTGAGAAGAAGCAATTCAACCCCGGCTATGAGGTCGGTACGGATTTCATCTCTAATAATATGATCTCAGAAATTGATTTCACCACCATTCATGCCTACCCTGATCAATGGTAAGCCGACTCTTTCTGAATATTATGTTTGCTTCACCGATATATATGCTTCCTCGCATTTCAGATGTTGAGTCATTTCTAACTAATTAATGCCAgtctcttttatttatttatttgtttgtttgtttgtttgcttGTTTTAGGATTTCAGGCTCAGAAGATGCCCAGATGGCATTCCTGAAGAGCTGGATTCAATCCCATATCGATGATTCTAGTGCCGTCATTAGAAAGCCTTTCATGATCACAGAATTTGGTAGGTCCTCGAAGACCTCGGGGTACACAGAAGGAGAGAGGAATGCCTTCTACTGGGCCGTGTACAACATGATTTTCGACTCGGCTAGGGAAGGGGGCTCATGCGCAGGAGGGCTGTTCTGGCAGGTGCTGGCCAAGGGGATGGATGACTTCAAAGATGGCTACGAGATCATATTATCGAAGAGCTCCTCCATAACAGCTATCATTTCCCAGCAGTCCCGCAGGATATCCAGCCTGCAGTAGACCACCACCTTAATTTGCTGCATGCGGTGCATACTTAATACTAGTGGCACTGAATAAGCTCTAAGAGAAtaatctcttttttatttttttatgtctttcttatgtttttttttttttttttttttttttgttctttcgaATGTATGGAGtggaaaaatatatatgttatttTGATCGCTTAATTTGAATCAAGAATAATATGTACTGAATTTTCTCATGAAACTAGCTTGCCCGGGGTCATGCTGTTTCCATGGATCACGGCTGTGACGTTCTCCTAACTAACAAACGATGACTTGACGTGTCGTATAGGAAGGAAGAGGGAATGTTATCCATAAATAAGGGAATGGGGTCCAAAGGAGCGGGGGCAGCAGGAAGGACCTCATGTAGGCTGGGTCTCGGGGAGAGGAGATATCACGGGAGAGGAAAGCCTAGATAGAAGGAAGGTGAGTAAAGCGGATTGTGGGCCGGCCCTCAGGCCTGATATATACTCATTTGTTAGTCCGGCCTATTTAAACTCTGAAAAATATTAACAAATGTCAAAGGTTGATAGAGCGAAGGTGGCAACTCGGATGGGAGCTTCAGGTGCAGCACGCAAAGGAtcagggaaaaagaaagaaattagttCGCCCAAAACACAATAAGTAACAAATGTCTAAGGACACACAAACATGTTATTGCAATGGTTCTACCAACCAAATACTAATAATGGAATGTCCCAAGGTTATATTTGTTAAcataattaaatatgtcctttttctattataaataaatattatgcTTGGATAGTGAATACTATATTTCTCAAAAATTCTACAGCCCTTATGAACCTAATCGGACCCTGCAAATAACACTAGTGATGGCAACCAGGTCAAGTTGAATATCCTTTTATGATCTGGACTTATTTATGCCAAATTCAAATATATTTAAAGTGAGTCAATTTTGCGTTGAACTAATGGGTTGGGTTATAAATAAcaccccctttttcttttttcttttttccaatacATCCCTCTACATAGCACCTGCTACTTTCCACCGAGCAATTGATTCAGATTGAATACGGGAAATTCATGGATGTTAGAAGTATAtttaaaagagaaaagaaaatgctTTACGGGATTTGCAGCCGCCCCTCCATGTATGCTTGCGCTATATATGTAATCTCATCAATTCAAAGCCCTTCAGAGCCTCTAGATGGTCCACTCCAAAGAGTGGGTGGAAGAAAGAAAGGTCACTCTTTTCTTCATCGACGTCCTCACGCTTCCTGCTCGGGACCTACTATCGTATCATGCTGTTACGCAGCAAGAGACCGCCATTGGATCGATGTGTTTAGGTCCAAAAGATTAATTTGTTACTGCTCGCCCATAGATTTATTCATATCGAAAAGCTAATATGATTTTCGCGTCTCTCAATGTGAAGAAAACGGCCCCTTCTCAACCACGTCTTCCATTTTCTCGTAATAATACAAGTTAAAATGGCACGGAAGAAGAGAAAGTTTAGTATATATTCCTAATAAAATACCCTTTTCTATTTGTTGATTAATATTCCATCAAATTATCGAGATGATAAATATTTCAGCACGCCACATCAGCTGTCCCATCATTGCTGTTGTGTTCGGCTACGAGTGCTCCATCTGTAATTGCTGCAGACGGCCACGAGTAAAGAAAGGAACGGCCACGAGTAAAGAAAGGAACAATATTCGAATCCTTACCCACTATCTTTTGCAGTGGAATGAGCGAGGACAATCGGAGACGCGTTCGATAAGCCCTCTCCAAAACGAGTTAAACGAAGCTGCAATTTGGTGGTAAAATGATTGACTGAGACTTGGACGGCAGATGACAGGGGACGCAGCTACCTTCTGATATGGGCTtttaaatataacatatatcctTTGCTTCTACCGACCGCACTATGTGTGAATTTGACTCTCTGTGTAcatgttagagagagagagagagagagagagagagagagagaaacaataTGCTCAAAAAAATATGAGTGCAAGCATCATGATGCACAAATAGGAAAAAATGGACTTCTACTAACCAATCCTAGCATGATAGACCCGCACATACCAATTTTGTAGAAAATTGATTGACCGGCGAGACTATGTGCGGTGGAAATTTTTATTTCCAATCGATGGAAGCACTGCTAGCAATAATGCGCAGCGGACTTTGGGAGATTCCCAATTTAAAAGTGAGCGGCACATATTGGTGCATTTAAACGTGATGATTTCATGAGACCTTTTGTGGAAGACACTTGGAGTTATAGAGAGTGAAAGCAAACCTTGTTCTAGATGGACGCTTATTAAAGATTATGTAAACAaaatgataaattgattaatcattacaACCTAATAAAGTAATGTCTATCATTTGTTATTTTCTAAATTTAGACTATTTTTCACTACCTATGCAAAATTGTTAAACGTAGACTCAATTTGGTTTGGTTtgtatttcttattaaattaaaaaaagaggaaagggaaagaaaaacttGGAGAAAAACCTGAAGCTTGTTTGGTATCGCtgtcattttatatttttggttCCAGAAACCTACAAGAAAGAAATACACTTGACGGGACAACTTTTTTAAACTCTTCACATACTTTAAATAGGTCTGGAATTGGGCCCAAGCTAGCCTAAGGCCTATCGGATTGAGCCAACTTCAGGTCGAGCTATAGGCTAGGCCCGAAAAAATTTAGATTTGGTTTTAGCTTAAATATAGAGGCCGTATGTTTTTTCGAATTGAGCTCGAGTATATTAATGGCTCAAGCCAAATGAGGCCCAAAATAGAGTCCGAACTTAGGCCCAAACCCAGCTCGAACTTAGACCTGAAACAAAACCTAAACTTAGGTACTTGTTTATGAACCACTTAGaaaatagaaattttattttcaattttgttatcaatttattttttggtaaataTATTTCTGATCATCACATGGTTACTAGCATCAAGCTATAGTATAAAAGATTGAAAGGTTAAGCTCCAATCGATTTTGGGCCAGCCCAATTTTTAGCCCAAATGGATAATTCAGGATTGGCCCAATCGGATTCGGGTTGGAGTTAGGGTTGGGTCTCAAGTTGGGCTCGGGCtgggattttttaaaaaatttacagCCTAAGCCTAGTTCGAAGCCCAAAAAGAATGGGCCTGGCTTGGGCAGGAGAGTGGCCCAGCCCAGCTCGACCCGTTCCCAGCCCTAACTTTAAATGTGAAGGTTTATTGATTTTAGACATAAAGCAAAAATGAAAGCAGCAAACAATAGAAGGTGTGTGCAAATGCTATGCTCCACATCAATGTACATGTGAAATTTCATAAATTTGTATAaaaacaaaaacacaaaaatagaaactatgccaaataggatttcaatgatcttaaatcTGCATGTTTGTAAAACTCACTTGCATCTTATGTAATTGATATGGTGAAAAATGAGCCCTATGACATGGCACAAATAGATTTGTTCAAGTCATAGTTGTATGGCATTCTGCATAATCTAACCAAACCAGATCTACCTCGGCTGATTTAAGAACCGAGATGAGTAGACTAGAGGTGATCAACCTTTGAGATTATGCATCGCCCAATATACCGAGTAAAGTCTTGTATTTTGGCCAAACAACCATTCCAAGCTGAGCTAGATTATTTTATCGTAGATAGCGACTTCAATGCCCCCATTGCATTGGGAGTTAAAGATCATAATAATTATCTTGGACAATTGCAGGACATGCCAGAAAACTATAGCATGATCCTAGACAGTTACAACATATCTTAAGATGGTTATGATGCAATATTGCATAGTTACATCACAGACCTCAAAAGATTCCAAATCTTGTGGCCATATGTACATCTGGATTCCTCCATGAAAGGTACGATGCTAACAACACCACTACATTGAGATTTTCATTCATTTCTCTCACCATAATTAAAATCCTCTCTCTGACTTATGCATAGGAGGGCCCAATCGAAGCCAACTCTGGCGAATTCTCTGGCCTATTGTTGTTTCGTAGATTGATGGAGACGATCTATATCAACGCTCCACATATCGGCAACAATAGATTGGCGTCTTCTGTAGAAATGAGACAAAAAAAAGTCATGAAGCTTAGAAAAGAGAACCACCAAGCATCTACAGATCATACCCTAGCCATAGTCTAATGTCTTCCTATGCAATCCTCAGAGATCTTAACCTCCGCAATTGGCTCGAGAAGCTATCGATCAACGTTGAGCAGATTAATGTACTCATCCAATAGGAGTAGGCTCTTACAATGATAATGCAGAATCTGCAGTAGCAAACTAATAACCCTCCAGCTAGCCAACCAAACCATCAAGACTGCCCGACATAGGGCATCGGCCACCTTTCTCTCAAGGCGATACCAAATGAAAGATCATCTTAGCTTTTCTTCTGAGATAGGCTCTAACCTTGTCAAATCTTCTCCACTCCATTTGAAGAATGGCCTCTAAGAAGGAGGCCAATCTCGATTATCATGCAATTCAAGACTTTCACAACAGAATCCTTACAAAGTTCCACATCCCGTGGCTATATATAGGCTTGGAATCCCTCCATAAAAGGTACAATGCTAATAATATTGCTACATTGAGATTTTCATTCGTCTCTCGTACCATAATTAAAACTCTCTTGCTGACTGAAGGTCTGGCCATAGCCACAACTCAATCCGGCAAGTTCTGTTATCTGTTGTTCTGTAGATCAACAAAAGCAAACATCAGCAGTTTGAAGATCGGCAGCAACAATATTCATTCTGTCTCCCACTCTAAATAAGTAGACTAGTGGCCCCAATTTAATCCCTTTCTAAGGGCTTTAGTTTGGAAAGTCGGCGTATGATCTTTTGCTTCTCAAGGCAAGGGGCGGGAGTTGGATTCCGGAGGGTGATGATTCTTGACTCGACCCCGGTTATTTCGATCGGGTCTTGATTTCGGGAGGGCGAGATTCAGTTTGCCTGGGAGCCTGTGCTTTGGCTTATGGTGAGAGGTAGTTACCTAGGTTGGGAGTGGGATTAGAAAGGGGGAATCTGAATTCTGTAACTGTCACAAGAAAATAGTAACCGTTAAGCTCGCTCGCTGACCAACTAAATACAATGCATTGCGCCACCGTCCCTCCAGGACCGCAAGAATGAATGCACTCGTGGGGCCTCTTCTTTAGTGCCCGATTGGGTGAATCGGAAGCTGGTGCACGAATGAATGATTTAAACTGGATTACTGGTCCACGTagaatagagagagaaagagagggggacGGGGATCGATTAGGGATGCTATAAACAGGGAGGAGAACCGGTGGAGGACGGGGGAGCCGAGTGGGGATGCTATAAACAGGGAGGA encodes the following:
- the LOC103714733 gene encoding putative mannan endo-1,4-beta-mannosidase 9 yields the protein MLKASDPTQRDTVSSTFQQASGYGMSVIRTWAFSDGGDSALQYSPGSYNEEMFKGLDFVISEAKNHGVYLILSFVNNYADFGGRKQYVRWATDMGQSLSSDDDFYSNDAVKKLYKNHVKTILTRVNTITGVAYKDDPTIFAWELINEPRCQSDLSGKTLQNWIAEMAAYVKSIDSNHMLEIGLEGFYGESEAEKKQFNPGYEVGTDFISNNMISEIDFTTIHAYPDQWISGSEDAQMAFLKSWIQSHIDDSSAVIRKPFMITEFGRSSKTSGYTEGERNAFYWAVYNMIFDSAREGGSCAGGLFWQVLAKGMDDFKDGYEIILSKSSSITAIISQQSRRISSLQ